Genomic segment of Pseudoalteromonas sp. NC201:
ATTGCGAATAACGCATATAGAAGTCAGTGCGAGACTCGCAAACAAATTGGGTATAGATAACTAAGCTGTCTATTGCTTCCGATAGTGGTTGCTCAGGCTCAATCATGGTGTACGAGACAGAGAACTTGATTTGGATATTTTTGCGAATGAAAAATTGTTTAATTGAGTTGATTAACTCATCTAAAAATTTGTGTACCTCAATTTCACTTTGTACTGAATCTAGCCAGAAAATAGCTTGGTCAAAGCTGATTTCAAGCATCGAAAAATGAGTCGCTTCGCTCAGTAGAGCATGATCTATGATTTTTTTAAACGTATCTGAATATATTGGGGTATTAGAAATAATATTCTTAACCAACAAGTCTCGAATTTTCAGGCAGATCATGACAGAGTTATCGGTGCGATTGATATGTTCGAGAAAGCCCAATTTGCTCTGATAAAAGTTAGGATATTTATCCTGCTCGCTGGAGAGGGGTTTAATGATAAGTAGGTAGCTGGATTCTGTTTTTAGCTTGAGCTCAACTTGACATAACACCCCAGAGCTTTTTAATGTTGCAATTCTGCGTTCAGTAAAATCATCAAGGCATTTATCACTTTCAAAATTAAACAGTTGAAAGAAGTTGCCTTTATTGACCTCGTTCAACACTAATTCCGTGTAAGCGTAATTACAGTCAATGACATTACCTATGGTATTAACTTCGACTAAAGGTGCATTATTGTTACGCAATATCTGGGTTTTTAATTCGTTTTTGTGATGGTTTGTGAGTGCCGCTTCTATCGTAGTGTACAGTTCTTCGTTATTCCAAGGCTTGGATAAAAACTTAAAGGTGTTATTCGCGTTGATCAGCGACTTCATATCGTCATAATCAGCTTGCCCACTGAGCACGATGCATTCAATACTGGGATCATGCTTTTTCACTTCTTGGATAAGCTCTTGGCCATTCATGTTGGGCATTCTGAAATCAGTAATAAGCACATGCGGTTTGTGCTCTTGTATTAAACCGAGCGCTTGTCTTGGGTCATCGGTATATACCACTTCATAATGCTGTAAACGCAGAGTGCGCTTAAGCGACTTTAGAATATCAATTTCATCATCAACCAACATGATAGGTGCATTCATAGCTACCCCTGGATTAGCGCATTAATTTTTTCTAACAGAATAGAGTTATCAAACGGTTTAGAAAGGGCATCGTTGGCGCCCATCGCTTTGGCCTTTTCAAGTTCTACATCATTTAACGCAGAGATCACCAAAATCTTAATCGCTTTAAATTCTTCTTTTTCGCGGATAAATGAGATCACTTGAAAGCCATCCATTCCCGGCATGGAAAGATCGAGCGTGATTAAACTTGGTTTAAACTCAGAGATGGCAATGCCTGCCATAAAGCCATCTCCAGCTTCTTGTATCAAATAATCGTTGCCTATCACTCGTCTTATCGCTTTTCTATATTGGGGCTCGTCATCAATGATAAGCACCTTAGCTAAATCCCGTTCTTTATCAGAGTGTAGACCACTTTCTGCGATTTGATAGTCGCTAATAAAGTCTTGCGAAAGGGGGATTTTGTGCTTGTTTAAAAAGGATAAAAAGTCTTCAAGTAAGACACGGTAGTTACCGCGTCCAGGAAGCTTATGACCTTTTAATTCGCCATTGGCAATCCAGCGACTTACACTGCGTTGGTGTACGTTACAGTAGCTGGCGATTTCGCTTGGTTTAAGTGTTTGCATAGTCTTATTGCTTTAATTCTCTTACCTATTGGTATAGCACAAGAAAACTAATAAGACAAAAGCGACATTAGAGACAAAGAAAATAGAGTATGTTTGTGAGCTAAAGGTATCAAGGCGGGGAGCCTTGATACCATCATGGATATATAAACCTATAACACCATCGCGGCTATCCAGCCGAAGCAGAGTAGTGGGATGTTGAAGTGAATGAATGTTGGCACCACGGAATCCCATATGTGATCGTGCTGGCCGTCGGCATTTAAGCCAGAAGTGGGTCCAAGTGTGGAATCTGATGCAGGAGAGCCCGCGTCGCCTAATGCACCTGCGGTTCCCACCAAAGCGGCGGTAGCCATAGCGGAAAAGCCAACCTCTAGAGACAAAGGTACAAATAGCGTGGCAATGATTGGCACGGTTGAAAATGAACTGCCAATTCCCATGGTAATAAGTAATCCAACAAGCAAAATCATCGCAGCGGCAAGAGGTTTATTATCGCCAACAAAATCGGCACAACTTGCTACTAAACTTGCCACATCGCCCGTTGCTTTCATGACGGAGGCAAAGCCTTGAGCAGAGATCATGATAAAACCTATCATTGCCATCATCGCCACGCCTTTGCTGAAAACATCGGAGTTTTGTTCCCATTTCACAATGCCAAAGAGGCTAAAAATCATCACGCCAACGAGCCCACCTAATATCATTGAGCCACTGTTATTTTGTGCAATGAGAGAAGCCAGCACCGCAGCACCGCCGACGATCATGACTTTAGTTGCTTCTTGGCCTTCCGGTACTGTGTTTGACTGAGTACTTTGCTGTTGACTCACTTCATAAACTCGCTTTTTACGATAAGTAATGAAAACGGCAACCAACAGTCCTATCAACATACCAAGCGCTGGGATCACCATAGCGTATGGCACGTCGAACTTAACCAATTCTAAACCATTATCTACAAGGTTTTTATGCAAAATAGAGTAAAGGTAAATGCCACCGAATCCATATGGCAACACCATATAACTGGTCGCTAAGCCAAACGTTAAAATACACGCAATCGCACGGCGGTCTATCGTCAGCTTGTTCAGTACGACTAATAGCGGTGGAATGAGGATCGGAATAAACGCAATATGGACAGGCACAAGGTTTTGCGAGGCAATCGAGCAAGCCAAGATGATGACCATTATAAACATGCTTAAAAACGTTGAACCTTCGCTATCATTGGCATTAACCAATTTGAGCAGCTTTTGCGCGAGGATTTGAGTTAAGCCAGACTTTGAAATAGCAACTGCAAACCCACCTAACATGGCATAGCTTAAGGCTATTTCTGCGCCGCCAGATAGCCCATCATTAAAGGCGTTTAAGGTTGTCTTCAAATCTAAACCGGCCACTAAGCCCGCAGCTATTGCACTAACTGTCATGGCGACAATTACATTTATTCTAAAGAGGGTTAACCCCAGCATGAGCAAGACGCCCAAAATAACAGCATTCATACTATTTTCTTGCCTTTCTTTTTATTGATTTATACAACCTCTTCAACTCACCAAGCTCAAGTTTATTAAGTGGTTTTTGTTGATACTGTGACTTTTCAATTAATTGATAAAACTGCCAAAGCGACGCTTCTAACTCAGGAAATAACTTACATAACTCAACAATATGTTGTTTCGCCGTAGTGCCACTTAGGTGCTCTTTGAAATCGGACACTATAGCATTGTAATAGACAAGTTCGATAGGGCGTTTATGCCGAGTAAGCTGCTTGCTAAGGTAAAATAGCGCAATTGAGAGCAAAAGCAGCATAAACAGGGAAAATATCCCAGCCCAAAATTGACCATTACTCCCAAACCACTCTTTAAACAGTGCGCCTTGCTTTTCTTTGTCAAAATTAATGACGACGCGAGTCCACTGATAGTCAAGCTCCTCGAGCTGTAATCGCAACCAATTAATAGATTGCCAATTAGACAACCCAATTAAGCTGTAGCCCAAACCACTTTTAAACTCGCTCGATAATTGTTCTAACTGAGAAAGACTCCCTGTCATGCGTTCTGGGGCAATCCAGGCAGTTGGGTCTAAGCGTTGCCAGCCAATTCCCGGTGTAAAATATTCAACCCAAGCATGTGCGTCATATTGATAAACGCTGTAATAGCCTTGATTGTCATTTTTTTCACCGCCCAGATAGCCTGATACTAAGCGAGCGGGGATACCCGCGCTTCGCAGTAGAAACGCCGCAGCAGAGGCGTAATGACCACAAAAACCGTTAAACGAGCTAAATAGAAAGTCATCAATCCTATCGCTCGATTGGGCTGTAGTTGGTGTTAAGGTATAGACGAAACCATTTTGCAAAAAATAGCGCTTCATTAATTCAATGAATTGGCTCGTTGTTGTCGATTGACTGTCCCAGTCGCGCGCCAGTTGCCTTGCCTGTTGATTAATGCCGTCAGGTAATGCGGTGTTACGCCTATAATACCAAGGCCTTAACGAGTCTTGGGGTTCAAAGTCAGTGAAATCGATTTGATACTCGACAGGTTTTGCTGATAGGTTTTTCAAATAGACCGTGCCAAACACGTTACTATTCAACTTAGCGTTTCTCGAATAAGAGTATGACAGGCCATACAACCAAGGAAGTTGACTTGGCTGCGCAATAATGGTTGCTGCGCCGATCGGCTCTTTGGGCAACGCTCTGATATTAGTACCTTGATACTCAGAGACTTTCCATTGCCGTCCGTCAAATTCATCATGAATAATTGCACGCCAATAGAAAGGTCCAGTTTGTTGAGTGTTCTCAAATGACGCCCTAAACACCAAGTCGCTGGACTGGGATAAGTTTGCGATATTGAAAGGATCTACATTCTCAGATAATCCTGTTTTTGCTTGATTCTGCGGTGCAGGTAACTGCCAAAATGCCGGGAGTTTTGGTAAAAAAACGACTAATAAGGTAGCTACAGGCAGCACCAATACCAATCCCTTTGCACTTACCTTAAGCGCAGGTTTGAACCTTAGGTTTTGCTCGAGATTAAGCATGATAGCTAAATTAACAGCCAGCAAAATCAATACAAGAAATGCTGCAAATATACTTTGTGTAAAAAGAAATAAGCACGGATAAGTAAAGAAATTCAAAATACATATTTGTGTAAATTGGCGAGCTTGCGTGGCATGCACTTGTTTCAGTAGCGATGCAACCAACATCAAAGCCACAAAAACATTCACGCTGTTTTTTATACCTATTAATGAGGCCGTTGCAATGGCGCCGAGTAAAGTGACCAAGTTGATAAAGCGAATGCTTAACACGCTTGGTTTAGTCACCAACCTCGATGCTTGCCATAGTGTTAAAACGGTACATAACCCGACAAAACCGATACCAAAATCATCGACAAGAATAATGCTCAGCAGCCATAAAAATAGTGACGTGCTGTAGTACCATTTTGGGAAGCTAGAATTCACTTAATGCCTCCAAGCAACATAGTTTATGGGTTTCACCTTGACCGAACGGGATCCTGTTTTGTTGAAGTAACAGGGCATAACTTG
This window contains:
- a CDS encoding Na+/H+ antiporter family protein; this translates as MNAVILGVLLMLGLTLFRINVIVAMTVSAIAAGLVAGLDLKTTLNAFNDGLSGGAEIALSYAMLGGFAVAISKSGLTQILAQKLLKLVNANDSEGSTFLSMFIMVIILACSIASQNLVPVHIAFIPILIPPLLVVLNKLTIDRRAIACILTFGLATSYMVLPYGFGGIYLYSILHKNLVDNGLELVKFDVPYAMVIPALGMLIGLLVAVFITYRKKRVYEVSQQQSTQSNTVPEGQEATKVMIVGGAAVLASLIAQNNSGSMILGGLVGVMIFSLFGIVKWEQNSDVFSKGVAMMAMIGFIMISAQGFASVMKATGDVASLVASCADFVGDNKPLAAAMILLVGLLITMGIGSSFSTVPIIATLFVPLSLEVGFSAMATAALVGTAGALGDAGSPASDSTLGPTSGLNADGQHDHIWDSVVPTFIHFNIPLLCFGWIAAMVL
- a CDS encoding response regulator yields the protein MQTLKPSEIASYCNVHQRSVSRWIANGELKGHKLPGRGNYRVLLEDFLSFLNKHKIPLSQDFISDYQIAESGLHSDKERDLAKVLIIDDEPQYRKAIRRVIGNDYLIQEAGDGFMAGIAISEFKPSLITLDLSMPGMDGFQVISFIREKEEFKAIKILVISALNDVELEKAKAMGANDALSKPFDNSILLEKINALIQG
- a CDS encoding transglutaminase family protein yields the protein MNSSFPKWYYSTSLFLWLLSIILVDDFGIGFVGLCTVLTLWQASRLVTKPSVLSIRFINLVTLLGAIATASLIGIKNSVNVFVALMLVASLLKQVHATQARQFTQICILNFFTYPCLFLFTQSIFAAFLVLILLAVNLAIMLNLEQNLRFKPALKVSAKGLVLVLPVATLLVVFLPKLPAFWQLPAPQNQAKTGLSENVDPFNIANLSQSSDLVFRASFENTQQTGPFYWRAIIHDEFDGRQWKVSEYQGTNIRALPKEPIGAATIIAQPSQLPWLYGLSYSYSRNAKLNSNVFGTVYLKNLSAKPVEYQIDFTDFEPQDSLRPWYYRRNTALPDGINQQARQLARDWDSQSTTTSQFIELMKRYFLQNGFVYTLTPTTAQSSDRIDDFLFSSFNGFCGHYASAAAFLLRSAGIPARLVSGYLGGEKNDNQGYYSVYQYDAHAWVEYFTPGIGWQRLDPTAWIAPERMTGSLSQLEQLSSEFKSGLGYSLIGLSNWQSINWLRLQLEELDYQWTRVVINFDKEKQGALFKEWFGSNGQFWAGIFSLFMLLLLSIALFYLSKQLTRHKRPIELVYYNAIVSDFKEHLSGTTAKQHIVELCKLFPELEASLWQFYQLIEKSQYQQKPLNKLELGELKRLYKSIKRKARK
- a CDS encoding EAL domain-containing response regulator, which translates into the protein MNAPIMLVDDEIDILKSLKRTLRLQHYEVVYTDDPRQALGLIQEHKPHVLITDFRMPNMNGQELIQEVKKHDPSIECIVLSGQADYDDMKSLINANNTFKFLSKPWNNEELYTTIEAALTNHHKNELKTQILRNNNAPLVEVNTIGNVIDCNYAYTELVLNEVNKGNFFQLFNFESDKCLDDFTERRIATLKSSGVLCQVELKLKTESSYLLIIKPLSSEQDKYPNFYQSKLGFLEHINRTDNSVMICLKIRDLLVKNIISNTPIYSDTFKKIIDHALLSEATHFSMLEISFDQAIFWLDSVQSEIEVHKFLDELINSIKQFFIRKNIQIKFSVSYTMIEPEQPLSEAIDSLVIYTQFVCESRTDFYMRYSQSLLSEKLNEHKVSEALFNAVDNDEFYLRFQPKLNLNEHSINSCEVLIRWKNTQFGANSPDYFIPLAEKDGQIVKIGTWVLEQACIALCEWQKEELEIQKVAVNVSPYQLSDPCFVQTMYSIIERYSLKPEQFELEITENFVLENLEQAKTKLLQLKEIGFSIAIDDFGTGYSSLGYISKLPVDVIKIDKSLIENIDSSKSARDLVQNVIRLVHDLELKVVAEGIETVEQLEILEQLKCDEVQGYLIGKPVLLEEFTHYVY